The genomic interval TTTACACTGAGCATTTGAAATCTACCTGGAGCCCCACCCCCACTAAACAAGAATCTTTACATCAGGGGCAGGGATCTTCAatcttggaagagagttccaagtccACCGACTCTCAATCCGATTGGTGTTTGGACAATTAGCTCCAAAAGGGAGAGTTTAACTGGAGTTTTGAGCCCGTGTGGGGATTCGAGTTATCAATGGCTGCGGAGCACCAAGGGAGAGATTGGGCCGTCAACCAGCCGGCACCAGTCCCACTGTTCCTTCAGAGCTCATTTACCTGCACAATGAGGGCCTGGCaagccttcacccattgctgcagccatccctGGACTGGGCCTGGATACATTATTACCAGCCAGTCTGCCACGACTTACATGGACCCATTAAAACCAATTTCACGAAcaggaggaactgtggaggagtgtGGAGTGTTACTAACAGTATTGAGCACTCATTGCATGCGGATTGGAGCCAGATAATGaaaaatgagcaaccagccattagaagataccagtagtcactgctttattggtcatttgataactagttgaactgggtttgcttgtgtttcctgtacaggaacaaggcgatcaaagaagcagagatcagagagacagcggtcacagtcagggccaggatcaggaccacctcagactCCACACCTAAAAAATAGAACAAGAAACCAAAGGTCAGAGTGagtgaaggaaatactgaggggaaaatggaaacGAGCAGTCAGCCAACTCACCACCCGGAGACCTCTgctgcatcctttgctcaacctCATTAAGGGGCTCAATTGCCAGGTCTGTCACATCAGGATCCAGAATGACTAGGGGTCCAAGTaaggcctcaccctcccacttcaattcagcatcactctctgcaatatcaaacattccagttagagagggtaaagggtgacctccaacatatagaggatcaatgtcctaccaggtccagatacaagatccctccttcctctggaataAAGTCGGAATTCCCTCGTGGCACTGCAGTTACTCAGATGACAACAGGCACACACGTCATTGTTGgattcttccaatggggtccagctaaaccagagaatccgtttatcaaccaggttgtccatcaccctttaatacaacacatccctgagcaagagagggaacttacatattctggaaagtacaagctttgttcatggaatctctccgatccactgcagcaactttcaggtgacaggtgatgaaaatctgagggacacattcaatacaagttgttgtttagtgacctcctcccaacatggggaaccccaatgtttggcttcctcttaccaaggaacggtcatctccaaagaagcggaacgcatccaggtcaaactggagtttgtccagctcacgttcacctcttggcaacacaaaggttgaaaaggagtcctcagctttgctgtccaggaggcaactgaagatagattaaaaaagggacaaagtgaATTTAGTGAACCCATTGAGACATaaccagctggagaaagcagagagctccttacccatggtagtcaatgatgttgtatcttggggtggaatccttgtctgggctcaatgtagctgcacagctgtcaatgtagagcttcaagggcatgtggttggtcattgaaacagaggcctcaatgtgaatgaggtcacccaggtagtagacagtcgaggtgcgctctgaaagccagtcatctgaagtacaagaggacaagggttggagacagtgggtgaaactcccagtgggagaccacagaaaagcactccccatccacccatcacataccgttcataagacgcagtgagaatgacagaagcccttctccagacttggtcgagctgaatgggatccaggtgggcttgatagggtcactgctcacattgcccttcctggaaggacaggagtgtaatttcaggacaacttcagagaactgcacctgctgtagacCTTATTTGCCACAGAGTAAAGTTTCTTACCTAAAATAAtggcactcaatgggaatgatAGCTCCATTCgttctcacaatgacagatccatgagcatttggggtgtggttcaggtgggtggtgtagaccaggaaatctccagccatctgaaagacatcaggttaaggaatgaagagctggtctcattggacaaaagctatttctggtcattttcctgccctgttaagcagcagtttgaggggtttcagctgttcctcaatgacacatgattgaagcagctccaccattggttgaagttgcctcgagcagcctctgttactctgctcagtccacTTTCTATCATaggggacttcaggcctgcagtcagaaaccctgaaatgattggcactgccagatttgatgagcattctttcccatatagaatagagctttcaccttaaggggcttcaagttaaccctgatatggagcacaaaacaTCACTTAAATCTCATCTGTGTCCGTGGAATCAAGGGGATTGGCAGGAGAAataaccaaaagtggagttcccctttaatacattgtatcccaattattattccacttgtttcatttttcaagagaagtctcaacaggaacttccacattgaacattcattgaccacaagttgaggcaacaAGCCTGAATTTCCACGAGAAGGCaaggaaaagataaatcaattgaggcacaaaagaacagaCTGGTTTGGAAGAATGTCGGTAAAGGTtcaaggtcaatagaattgaatctcAGAGCTAGAGAGTAgtaatgacccatttaagaaagatgcagtccctcagtgacaagttgaagttctttttaaatataaagctgAGATTAACAGGTCAATATAAAGTAGTtgtttcacacagggtgatatttaacagtgggcaagaatttatacacagatttcattcagggatctcctcagtggctggagtttcaGCCGACGTTAATGAATTCAGAGTGGGCAGTAAACGacacagtgaaattggagcaagaattgaggaatcacattacctgcaatctgctgccacattcatggagcccatagtcaaagaggacagtgtggttctgagagtggatcccagttggccgacaacctgctgtccccagggCCAGGTCAGtagctttaatcaggtgcctggttccaaataaatccatgtcgaccctcaccagcaggttctgctctccacactgcaccatcacagtctgcagtgaagacagacttctcccctcagacacactgaaatgggaaccaaagggaggcacagggagagggactctctggggcacaggggtgggttttactcttctccatggaaatctctggcctctaaactgttcccaaatatcagagcaacaaacaactccaactaacaccagcaccGAGAACAAAGCTCtcactacaaaatcccccatgataccaaacaactcaactattcctttacccaccaaccaacaccttttatacactgcagtcacctgactccaattcaatgagtcgctgttgtgatacgattggatgtctttcagaaaaAAACTCAATATCTTTCTGatcctcctttcattcaatcacttccattgtcctatttcataagtttctttagaaaaataagaaaaaaagaaaagaaaaaagacggagggagagagcggtgcaactgagtgcagagatacagagagacaccagcagagggaggtagagagcggtgtaacttagTACagcgatacagagagacaccagcagagggaggtagagagcggtgtaactgggtacagagatgcagagagacaccagcagagtgtccaggaaaccaaccttttatctgaaatctgaggcgagatctaaactgcacaatgtagaggaagcattactgtgtatctaacgcgtgttgtacctgccgtgtgagtgtttgatttgacagtgtagagggagctacatctgcatataacccgtgctgtaccttccctgggagtgtttgatgtcacagtttggagggagctttgctcccTATCTGACCTGGAACtgcccttctgcaactggaaagtttctccttctttactctttgaaaacccttcacaattttgaacacctctatcaaatctccactttatgttctctgttctaaggagaacagccccagtttctccagtctctccacagaactgaagtccctcattcctggcaccattctagtaaatctcctctgcatcttctctaaggccttgacaaccttcctaatgtttggtgcccagcattgaacacaatactccagctgaggcctaaccagtgttttatcaagatTTTGTATCAATTCCTtcctttgtattctgtgcctcaattaataaagccaagggccccacttgctttttttaacagccttctcaatttgtcctgccacattcaaagatttgtgtaacgacacccccaggtctctcgattcgtccactccatttaaaattgttccatttagtttacattacatctcctcattcttcctaccaaaatgtatcgtttcacaattctctgtattaaatttcatctgccatgtttctacccatttcacaagtctgtccatgtcctcctgaagtctgttactatcctcaacattgtttattacatttctgagtttcctgtcatctgcaaactttgaaattataccctgtacacccaagtcccggtcattaatatatatcaaaaagagcagtggttctaataccgagccctgggggacaccactgtatacttgcctccagtctgaaaaacaaccgttcaccactactctctgtttactgctccttagccaattttgtatccacgctgccattgtccctttaatcccatgggcttcaattttgctgacaagtctattatgtgatactttatcctcccttaatctctcactgcatagaaactccccgacccatattcatggccaccccctcgaccttgccatctcacgtggcctctctactcccatcgtctcaatcatgg from Heptranchias perlo isolate sHepPer1 chromosome 35, sHepPer1.hap1, whole genome shotgun sequence carries:
- the LOC137301964 gene encoding zona pellucida sperm-binding protein 3-like, with the protein product MGKELSAFSSCCLLDSKAEDSFSTFVLPRGERELDKLQFDLDAFRFFGDDRSLIFITCHLKVAAVDRRDSMNKACTFQNIWTPLEESNNDVCACCHLSNCSATREFRLYSRGRRDLVSGPESDAELKWEGEALLGPLVILDPDVTDLAIEPLNEVEQRMQQRSPGGVESEVVLILALTVTAVSLISASLIALFLYRKHKQTQFN